One Castanea sativa cultivar Marrone di Chiusa Pesio chromosome 4, ASM4071231v1 DNA window includes the following coding sequences:
- the LOC142631432 gene encoding SNAP25 homologous protein SNAP33, with protein MFGLRKSPLKVAKHNSVDPGYPVQAGSNPFDNDVDPKQKQDHKQKHNSSRKTSPEPALVTPNFGTNLFDDDEGKTTSSSLYSNVPASMARKNYKNDFRDSGGLENQSVQELENYSVYKSEETTKTVKSCLKIAEDMREDATKTLVALHQQGEQITRTHMVAADIDHDLSRGEKLLGNLGGIFSKTWKPKKTRQITGPLITRDDPSRRNGNHLEQKEKLGLTSAAKGRSNALTTPSEPTDAFQKVEVEKEKQDDALSDISSILGELKDMAIDMGSEIERQNKSLDHFYDDVDVVDMRVKDANRRARRLLGK; from the exons ATGTTTGGTTTAAGGAAATCTCCTTTGAAGGTTGCTAAACATAACTCAGTTGATCCTGGATATCCTGTTCAAGCTGGCTCAAACCCTTTTGACAATGACGTTGATCCTAAGCAAAAACAGGATCATAAGCAAAAACATAATTCTTCAAGGAAGACTTCTCCTGAGCCTGCCCTAGTTACACCAAATTTTGGCACTAACCTTTTTGACGATGATGAGGGGAAAACAACCTCCTCTTCTTTGTATTCAAATGTGCCTGCTTCAATGGCTagaaagaattacaaaaatgatTTCCGTGACTCAGGGGGATTAGAGAACCAGTCAGTGCAGGAACTGGAGAACTATTCTGTCTACAAGTCTGAGGAGACTACAAAGACAGTCAAAAGCTGCCTTAAGATAGCAGAGGACATGAGAGAAGATGCGACAAAAACTTTGGTCGCCTTGCACCAGCAGGGTGAGCAAATTACCAGGACCCACATGGTCGCTGCCGACATTGATCACGATCTTAGTAGG GGTGAGAAGCTTCTGGGAAATCTTGGAGGTATCTTCTCTAAGACTTGGAAGCCAAAGAAGACACGCCAGATAACAGGCCCTTTGATTACACGAG ATGATCCATCCAGAAGAAATGGTAACCACTTGGAGCAGAAGGAGAAGTTAGGATTGACTTCTGCAGCCAAGGGACGATCAAACGCACTAACCACACCATCTGAACCCACAGATGCTTTTCAGAAAGTTGAG GTGGAGAAGGAAAAGCAGGATGATGCACTGTCTGATATAAGTAGCATATTGGGAGAGCTGAAGGATATGGCTATTGACATGGGGTCTGAAATTGAAAG GCAGAACAAGTCTCTGGATCATTTCtatgatgatgttgatgtggTAGACATGCGTGTGAAAGATGCTAATCGACGTGCTCGTCGTTTACTTGGAAAGTAG
- the LOC142631433 gene encoding uncharacterized protein LOC142631433 → MAKVVPTRSEVLFLFRSLLRTARQFSDYNIREYSKRRTIDGFRQNRTLSDPDSIASAFSHGKAQLEIAKRQAVVYSLYAPKVKSIMDLKPCNTV, encoded by the coding sequence ATGGCTAAGGTTGTTCCAACAAGGTCGGAGGTTCTGTTTCTGTTTCGGTCTCTCCTACGTACAGCCCGACAGTTCAGCGACTACAACATCAGGGAATACTCCAAGCGCCGAACCATTGACGGGTTCCGCCAGAATCGGACTCTATCCGACCCGGATTCGATTGCCTCGGCTTTCTCACACGGAAAAGCCCAGCTCGAAATTGCGAAGAGACAGGCTGTGGTTTACTCTCTCTATGCTCCAAAAGTCAAGAGCATCATGGACCTCAAACCCTGTAACACAGTatag